A section of the Triticum dicoccoides isolate Atlit2015 ecotype Zavitan chromosome 7A, WEW_v2.0, whole genome shotgun sequence genome encodes:
- the LOC119332637 gene encoding uncharacterized protein LOC119332637, which translates to MCGCAEALVRAVVAFFDAVLVDCFLSWFRRRPGPDSPASAHRDPLVPKGRGGEALPASDEEKGFAESTGSNEQLADGDDTDEELRREAAHLQLYGTISQTPAELRNVSYESNSESANESDDMSINALARGGTSVSGFNSSECFKCEEDLMTELEVLQDKSLDSVPRSVLRDKSPFWSMQNRFSDCSGSPFPTPLVLRDDMQTPGTIYASHTGSTISRKRVRTRKQFIYPVLRPIENKLQQMEPPEDSSPMLPSSSPKRTNLGADHIKKLQQTSSNSVTKVGFSKSVPFSFPSENASYQEKGSPPSEESKCQTRSPNLLDGGALSKSNSDEKRAAMSLTHWLKPSSTDNENQGVVTSSASDQPRDENTLFTESPVFTAASGMDADVDNPTPRFPKAWDGNGIPNTTTKYKEDQKVSWHATPFEERLLRVLSDEQPNAPRKLIRGDLFLVEEET; encoded by the exons ATGTGCGGGTGCGCGGAGGCGCTCGTGAGGGCGGTGGTCGccttcttcgacgccgtcctcgTCGACTGCTTCCTCTCCTggttccgccgccgccccggccccgaCAGCCCGGCCTCCGCCCACCGG GATCCGCTCGTGCCCAAGGGCCGGGGAGGGGAGGCGCTCCCGGCCTCGGACGAGGAGAAAG GTTTTGCGGAGAGCACAGGGTCGAATGAGCAGTTGGCAGATGGCGACGACACCGACGAGGAGCTTCGGCGAGAG GCAGCTCACCTCCAGTTGTACGGCACAATATCGCAAACCCCGGCTGAACTTCGGAATGTGTCATATGAAAGTAATTCTGAATCCGCTAATGAG TCTGATGACATGTCCATCAATGCACTTGCAAGGGGAGGAACATCAGTGTCTGGATTTAATTCATCTGAATG CTTCAAATGTGAGGAGGATTTGATGACTGAACTTGAAGTTTTACAAGATAAATCACTTGATTCTGTTCCTCGATCAGTTCTCCGTGATAAGTCCCCATTCTGGAGCATGCAAAATAGGTTCTCTGACTGCAGTGGTTCACCCTTCCCGACACCTTTGGTTCTCAGAGATGATATGCAGACCCCTGGAACAATTTATGCTTCACACACAGGGTCTACTATCTCTAGGAAGCGTGTGCGCACCCGCAAACAGTTTATCTATCCTGTCTTGAGACCCATTGAGAACAAGCTTCAGCAAATGGAACCGCCAGAAGATTCTTCACCAATGCTGCCCTCCAGTTCTCCAAAACGTACAAATTTGGGAGCAGATCATATCAAGAAACTGCAGCAGACCTCTTCAAATTCAGTCACTAAGGTGGGATTCTCAAAATCAGTGCCATTCAGTTTTCCCAGTGAGAATGCTTCATACCAAGAAAAAGGATCACCCCCTTCGGAGGAGTCGAAGTGCCAAACCAGAAGCCCAAATCTGTTGGATGGTGGAGCTCTATCAAAATCAAATTCAGATGAAAAGCGTGCTGCAATGAGTCTGACTCACTGGCTAAAACCTTCATCCACAGACAATGAGAATCAAGGTGTTGTCACTTCATCTGCTTCCGACCAACCGCGCGATGAGAACACGCTTTTCACGGAGAGCCCCGTCTTCACGGCAGCTTCTGGGATGGACGCAGATGTCGATAACCCTACTCCAAGGTTTCCCAAGGCATGGGATGGCAATGGCATTCCAAACACGACCACCAAATACAAGGAG GATCAAAAGGTCAGCTGGCATGCGACACCATTCGAGGAGAGGCTGTTGAGGGTTTTGTCGGATGAGCAGCCTAACGCTCCGAG GAAACTTATCAGAGGAGACTTGTTTCTTGTAGAGGAGGAGACCTGA
- the LOC119329666 gene encoding molybdenum cofactor sulfurase-like, producing MEQSREEFLEQFGGDYGYPDAPRGVDQMRAADFKRLQGTVYLDHAGAALYSEPQMADVVKDLTSNFYGNPHSQSDSSMAATDQVTAARHQVLKYFNASPRDYKCIFTSGATAALKLVGECFPWSRESCYMYTMENHNSVLGIREYALSKGATALAVDIEEDKGLEKNHGSPSSGLFKISRHSNQRRGGDVLSQNCQNGSLSTVSENNWNLFAFPSECNFSGQKFNLNLVKLIKEGNLVGLPSQQQQGQWMVLIDAAKGCATEPPNLDVYPADFVVCSFYKIFGYPTGLGALIIKNEAASLLNKTYFSGGTVAASIADIDFVQKRKNIEQVLEDGTISFLSIASLRHGFKIIEMLTTSAIARHTSSLATYVRKKMLDMKHRNKKNVCIIYGLEPSKVADLKTSPTITFNLKREDGTWFGYREVEKLASLSGIHLRTGCFCNPGACAKYLGLSHSDLVSNFEAGHVCWDDNDVIKGKPTGAVRISFGYISTYQDAEEFLKFLQSSFVSKPIASSNGHALSMNTLNLVDNQSQQVVPDVRLKSIIIYPVKSCQGFSVQSWPLAAGGLKYDREWLLQGSGGEILTQKKVPELASIRTLINLELGKLFVESPKRKDKLQISLLENLIHLTAEVDVYGQRYEVESYDEKVNTWFSEAIGRHCTFMRCSSSKNSFCTSTGKNGRLCRDTRSKLNFVNEGQLLLISEESVSDLNSRLSSSNGNGKQHDLVDAMRFRPNIVISGSTPYREDNWKRLHIGDAYFTSMGGCNRCQMINLHQNAGQVIKSKEPLATLASYRREKGKILFGVLLNYEDGLSGQEETVAERWLQVGQEVHASTE from the exons ATGGAGCAGAGCAGGGAGGAGTTCTTGGAGCAGTTCGGCGGCGACTACGGCTACCCGGACGCGCCCAGGGGCGTCGACCAGATGCGGGCCGCCGACTTCAAGCGCCTCCAAG GGACGGTGTACCTGGACCATGCCGGTGCGGCGCTGTACTCGGAGCCGCAGATGGCCGATGTCGTCAAGGACCTCACTTCCAATTTCTATGGCAACCCTC ATAGCCAGAGTGACTCGAGCATGGCCGCGACTGACCAAGTTACTGCTGCGCGCCATCAG GTCCTAAAATACTTCAATGCATCTCCAAGAGACTACAAATGCATATTCACCTCCGGGGCAACAGCGGCTCTGAAACTTGTTGGTGAATGTTTTCCATGGAGTAGAGAAAGCTGTTACATGTACACAATGGAGAATCATAATAGTGTACTTGGGATAAGAGA ATATGCTTTGAGCAAAGGAGCAACTGCATTGGCAGTTGATATTGAAGAGGATAAGGGTCTTGAAAAGAACCATGGAAGTCCTAGTTCCGGTTTGTTTAAGATCTCGAGACACTCAAACCAAAGAAGAGGTGGAGATGTCCTTTCGCAGAATTGTCAGAATGGAAGCCTTTCAACGGTTTCAG AAAACAATTGGAATCTGTTTGCATTTCCTTCTGAGTGCAATTTCTCCGGACAGAAATTCAACCTTAACTTGGTCAAGCTTATCAAGGAAGGAAATCTTGTGGGGCTCCCTTCGCAGCAGCAGCA GGGTCAATGGATGGTTCTGATAGATGCTGCAAAAGGATGTGCAACTGAACCACCAAATTTAGATGTGTATCCTGCTGATTTTGTTGTCTGTTCGTTCTACAAG ATatttggctatccaactggtcttggTGCTCTAATTATAAAAAACG AGGCTGCCAGTTTGCTCAACAAGACATACTTCAGTGGAG GAACGGTAGCTGCTTCAATTGCTGACATTGACTTTGTTCAGAAAAGAAAGAACATCGAACAAGTTCTTGAGGATGGAACAATCTCGTTCTTAAGCATAGCTTCTCTTCGGCATGGTTTTAAGATAATTGAGATGCTAACTACCTCTGCCATTGCACG GCACACATCATCTCTTGCTACATATGTGAGAAAGAAAATGCTGGACATGAAGCACAGAAATAAGAAAAATGTTTGCATAATCTATGGACTAGAACCATCTAAG GTGGCAGATTTAAAGACGAGCCCTACAATCACATTCAATTTGAAAAGAGAAGATGGCACCTGGTTTGGATACCGTGAGGTGGAGAAGCTTGCTTCCTTGTCAGGAATTCATCTGCGT ACGGGCTGCTTCTGTAACCCTGGCGCTTGTGCTAAGTATCTTGGCTTGTCTCACTCGGATCTAGTTTCTAACTTTGAG GCTGGGCATGTTTGTTGGGATGATAATGACGTAATAAAAGGAAAACCAACTGGTGCTGTCAGAATATCATTTGGGTACATTTCCACTTATCAAGATGCGGAG GAATTTCTGAAGTTTCTGCAGTCTTCTTTTGTGTCTAAACCAATAGCATCCAGTAATGGGCACGCGTTGAGTATGAACACTCTTAACTTAGTAG ACAATCAGAGTCAGCAAGTTGTTCCAGATGTTCGCTTAAAGTCCATAATTATTTATCCTGTGAAGTCTTGCCAAGGATTTAGCGTGCAGAGTTGGCCGCTGGCCGCTGGTG GCTTAAAATATGACAGAGAATGGCTTCTTCAAGGATCAGGTGGTGAAATTTTGACTCAAAAAAAG GTACCGGAGTTGGCCTCTATCCGCACATTGATCAACCTGGAGCTTGGGAAGCTCTTTGTAGAGTCACCTAAACGAAAGGATAAATTGCAGATTTCTCTTCTGGAAAATCTGATTCATCTAACTGCAGAAGTAGATGTGTATGGCCAAAG GTACGAGGtagaaagttatgatgagaaggtaAACACATGGTTCAGTGAAGCTATTGGACGCCATTGTACCTTTATGAGATGTTCAAGCTCCAAGAACAGTTTCTGCACATCTACTGGCAAGAACGGTCGTCTATGCAGGGATACTCGAAGCAAACTTAATTTTGTCAACGAAGGACAATTGCTGCTAATATCTGAAGAGAGCGTCTCTGACCTCAACAGTCGGCTTAGTTCAA GCAATGGAAATGGTAAGCAGCACGATCTTGTTGATGCAATGAGATTTCGTCCCAACATCGTTATCTCTGGCTCGACGCCATACAGAGAGGATAACTGGAAGAGGCTTCACATTGGAGATGCCTATTTTACT TCCATGGGAGGATGCAACCGTTGCCAGATGATCAACCTACATCAGAACGCGGGGCAGGTGATCAAGTCCAAGGAACCGCTGGCAACGCTGGCCTCCTACCGACGAGAAAAG GGCAAGATTTTGTTTGGTGTCCTGTTGAACTATGAAGACGGCTTGAGCGGACAAGAAGAGACCGTCGCAGAGAGATGGCTCCAAGTAGGGCAAGAAGTGCACGCTTCGACAGAGTGA